A single genomic interval of Juglans regia cultivar Chandler chromosome 1, Walnut 2.0, whole genome shotgun sequence harbors:
- the LOC109017407 gene encoding protein LIGHT-DEPENDENT SHORT HYPOCOTYLS 10-like, whose translation MSSGKALAQAGSSNSLNDYQQQQQQQQTTPSRYESQKRRDWNTFGQYLKNQRPLVLLSQCNCNHVLDFLRYLDQFGKTKVHLQGCMFYGQPEPPAPCACPLRQAWGSLDALIGRLRAAYEENGGSPEMNPFANSAIRVYLREVRDYQAKARGIPYKKKKKIKTNQSKGNEASSASSAHFGG comes from the coding sequence ATGTCTAGTGGGAAAGCTCTTGCACAAGCTGGATCGTCAAACTCTCTAAACGATTATCAGcagcaacaacagcaacaacaaacAACACCAAGCCGTTATGAATCTCAAAAAAGAAGGGATTGGAACACTTTTGGGCAATATCTGAAGAACCAGAGGCCCCTAGTTCTACTCTCCCAGTGCAATTGCAATCATGTCTTAGACTTTCTTCGATATCTTGACCAATTTGGAAAGACCAAAGTTCACCTTCAAGGCTGTATGTTTTACGGACAGCCTGAGCCGCCAGCGCCTTGCGCCTGCCCACTTAGACAAGCTTGGGGTAGCCTAGATGCTCTCATTGGGCGACTTAGAGCTGCTTATGAAGAGAATGGAGGCTCACCAGAGATGAATCCCTTTGCCAATAGTGCAATCCGAGTTTATCTTCGAGAGGTGAGGGACTATCAAGCTAAAGCAAGGGGGATCCcttataagaagaaaaagaagatcaaGACTAATCAAAGCAAGGGAAATGAAGCATCAAGTGCTTCTTCTGCACACTTTGGTGGTTGA